The Faecalibacterium sp. I3-3-33 DNA window GGCGCGGCCAGACTGAGGATCAGCCGGGGGATAGGGGTCTCGGTCATTTTATGATATTGCACCGCAGTGCGGTCCTGCTGGGTCATGGGCAAATATCCTCCTTCAAAAACGAGAAAGCCGCCCCTTCCAGAGCGGCAGATAGTCCTAATAGAAACAGTATAACGCAGTTTCGGCAAAATGTCGAGAGGGAGAAAAAACGGCATTTCTCCCCTGCGAAGGGGCGAAAAAGCAGGCGAAAACAGGATGGTTTCTATATAAAGTGCTAAAGAATTGTCGAATTGCTTGTGAAAAATCACGATATGTGGTATTCTTTATAAGAAGGAATTGGAAAAATCTGTGCATTTTATGATTGGGAGGGATTTATACATGAAATCCGTAGCACAAACTGTGATCGAGGCCGACCGCTTTTATACCATTGCCGCTCACACCGGCAATGTCATTCAGGCAGTGGAAGGCAGCAAGGACGGCGGCACTGTCCGTCTGGGCAAGTATGACCACAAGCCCGAGCAGGAGTGGAGCTTTGTCCGCGAGGGCGATGGCGTGTACCGCATCCGCAACCGCGCCTCCGGCAAGCTGCTGGATCTGACCATGACCGGCACTGCCAACGGCACATGGTTGCACCTGTGGGAGGACGTGGGCGGCACGTCCCAGATGTGGAAGGTGGAGCACACCCCGGAGGGTACCGTGCGTCTGCGCTCCTCCTGGGCAGGCGGCAAGTGCGTGGACACCGTGGGCATCGGTGCCGAGGTGGGCGCAGTGCTGCAGATCTGGCAGGAAGTGCCCGGCGGTGGCGACCAGCTGTGGGTCATCTCTGAGGTAAAGGACCGCGTAAAGCGCGCCGCTAAGGCTGAGCAAGCAGCACCCGCTGCCGAGCCCAAGGCAGCACTCGCTCCGGCCAAGGAAGGGGCTCCCGCCAAGAAGCCCGCAGCCCGCAAGCCCCGCACCACCAAGAAGGTGGAGGAGAAGCCCGCTGCGCCTGCCGCAAAGGCCGCAGAGCCGGTCAAGGCAGAAAAGCCCGCCGCGAAGAAAGCTGTTAAGGCAAAGGCAGAGCCTGCTGCTCCCGCTGCAGAGGTGAAGGCTGCGCCCGCAGTGGAAGCCAAGGCTGAACCGGCTGCTAAGGCTGCTCCCGCTGCGGAAGCTAAAACTGCCCCTGCCGCCGCAAAGCCCAAGGCAAAGCGTGCACCCTGCAAAAAGACTGTAAAGAAGTAAAAACAGAATCATTGTTCTGCTTTTTAGAGATTTCCCCCGCAGCGCAAATGTTTCCGAAGGAAACAGGCGCTGCAAATGCCGTTTTCCGTTACGACCCCATCTGTGAACATAAAAAATCGGACAGACCGCAGTCTGTCCGATTTTTTGCTTTTTAAAATAATTTTTCCGCTGAAGATGATCAGAGCGAAGCGGAGACCATTCAAAATAGTCCTGCTTTATGCAGCAGGGGAGGCGGCATCGCTCTGGGCGGCGGTCTGCACGAACTGAATGATGCTCTCGATGGTCTGGCGCAGCTGCACAAGGCTTTCCACGTCAGAATCCTGCATCCGGGAGGTGGGTGCGGTCACCACGGTCTGGGCGGCAGTCACCGTGCCGGTCAGCTCTGCATGGATGTGGTGGGCGGGCACATCCAGCAGGATGTGCACCTTGGGGGACAGGGTCTTGAGCAACCCCTGCTTTTCAATGCCAAGAATCAACTGCGGCGCATCCTCCCCGGCGGCGAGGTTTGGCAGCTGCAGGTAGAGGTAACCCTCCTTGGCGTTGGCGGGCTGTACGGTTTTGAGCTGCTTGAGGTCCAGCTGAAAGTCGTTTACCTGCTGCAAGCTGGTGGCGGCGGGGTCTACCCCCAGCAGGGTGGCCAGCTGGTCCTGGGAGATGTAGCTGCCCAGCGACCAGCCCGGCAGCAGCAGGCTTGCCAGCGGATACTCGGCCACGACCGTGCTGCGCAGCTTGTTATACAGCTGTCCGGCGTCGTACAGGGTCTCTTCCTCGCTGATGTACATCCGGGTCAGAGGGGCATCGTTGACGGTGCTGGTGCCCGTCGGGTACAGTGCCAGCTGCACCGCACGGGGGGTGTACTGGCCGGTCAGACTGCCGGTGGTGCCGCCGAACTTATCCAGCAGGGCGTAAAGGGCGGGGGGCTCGGCCTCGGTGGAGGTGATGGTGTAGTCCAGCGCGAAGCTGGCACCGCTCTGGAATGCCTTGATCTTGCGGCTGACGAAGCTGTACAGCACTGCCGCAGCCACCACACACACCAGAACCAGACACAGCAGAACGATCAGCGCCGCACGCAGGCCGGTGCGCTTTTTGTGGGAAGATGCCATGGGAAAACCTCTCCTTCCGGTAAAACGTATTTGCTTCAGCATAACGGAACTGCCCGCAAATGTCAAGCGCCGCAAACTGCAGACAAAACAAAAAACCTGAAACATTTCTGTTTCAGGCTTCTGGCGGAAAGATGGGGATTCGAACCCCAGAACGCTTTTGACACGTTACACGATTTCCAGTCGTGCGCCTTAGACCAACTCAGCCATCTTTCCACATCTTCTGTTCTGCCTTTGGGCGGGTGCCCTTGGCGCTCCACTATAATACCTGAAAGCAGGCTTTTTGTCAAGGATTTTTTTGAAAAAAATCAGACTTTTTTAAAAATGACGAAAAAACGAGAGAAAGTATTCTGCCGCATGGATGAAAAGCACAAAAAGCCCTTGACGCACCTTTAAAATAGGTCTATATTGAGGGCAAAGAGCGCTGCGGCGGGTCATTTTGTGCCGCAGCGGCGGGAAATATAAGGAGGATGCTTTTATGACTTATCCTGAAGTGCTTGCCAATGCCCGTACCTGCATTGGTCAATACTGCAAGGCATGCCCGGTGTGCAACGGCGTGGCCTGTAAAAACCAGATCCCCGGCCCGGGTGCCAAGGGCGTGGGCGATACCGCCATCCGCAATTATAATAAGTGGGCAGACATCCGGGTGAACATGGACACCCTGTGCCCCGGCGGTGCACCGGACACCACGCTGGAACTGTTTGGCAAAAGCTTCCGCTATCCCTTCTTTGCGGGCCCCGTGGGCGCGGTGAACCTGCACTACTCCGATACCTACACCGATATGACCTATAACGATGTGCTGGTGCGCG harbors:
- a CDS encoding RICIN domain-containing protein, which gives rise to MKSVAQTVIEADRFYTIAAHTGNVIQAVEGSKDGGTVRLGKYDHKPEQEWSFVREGDGVYRIRNRASGKLLDLTMTGTANGTWLHLWEDVGGTSQMWKVEHTPEGTVRLRSSWAGGKCVDTVGIGAEVGAVLQIWQEVPGGGDQLWVISEVKDRVKRAAKAEQAAPAAEPKAALAPAKEGAPAKKPAARKPRTTKKVEEKPAAPAAKAAEPVKAEKPAAKKAVKAKAEPAAPAAEVKAAPAVEAKAEPAAKAAPAAEAKTAPAAAKPKAKRAPCKKTVKK